The Gemmatimonadaceae bacterium genome contains the following window.
TCTTCGAGCAGGCGCGCCCCCCGGTGCTGATGCTCTTCGGCATCACCGGCGTCGTGCTGCTGATTGCCTGCGCGAACATCGCGAACCTCCTGCTCTCGCGCGGCGCGCAGCGCGCCACGGAGATGGGCGTTCGCTTGGCACTCGGCGCGACGCGACGGCACCTGCTCACGCAGCTGCTCACCGAGTCGATGGTGCTGGCAATCGTTGGGGGGGTGGTCAGTCTCGTCGTCGCGTGGTGGACCCTTCAGGGGATGTCCGCCCTGCTGCCGGCCGACTCGAACTCCACCTTCGTATTCAGCATCCGGCCCTCGATGATTGCGTTCTCGGCTGTCCTGGCCCTGGCGACCGGATTTCTGTTTGGACTCTTCCCGGCGCTGCACTCGACCCGTGCAGACCTCATTTCCACCATTCGCGCCGGCGCCGGCCAAATCGCCGGAGGGCGCGCAGCCACGCGCTTCCGCACGGCGCTCGTGACGCTGCAGATCGCGCTCTCGACCGCGTTGTTGGTATCCGCCGGGCTGTTCACCAAGAGCCTCGCCAACGTCAGCCGCGTGGACCTCGGCGTGTCGGTGGACCAGATGGTGACCTTCGCCGTCTCGCCACTGCGCGTCGGGTACGACACACTGAGCGTGAAGGCGCTCTACCCACGCATTGAGGAGGAGCTGCGCGCGATTCCCGGCGTGACCGGCGTGACCAGCGCCCTTGTTCCGCTGCTTGGCGGCAGCAGCTGGGGCAACAACGTTCGCGTGCAAGGCTTCGACTGCCTACCGGACGTCGACTGCAACTCGCGGTACAACGCCGTTGGCGCGGGATACTTCCGCACGATGGGTACGGCGATGCTGGCCGGACGCGAGTTCCTCCCCTCCGACGTCGCGGATGGCGCCCGCGTCGCCATCGTGAACCTGGCCTTCGCCGAGAAGTTCAACCTCGGTCGCGATGCGGTAGGCAAGTTCATGGGCCGCTCCGGCGGCCTCCGCGATTCGCTCTCCATCCAGATCGTGGGACTGCTGCCAGACATCAAGTACAACGATGTGAAGCGAGAGCCCCAGCCGGTGTTCTATACGCCCTGGGTCCAGGAGCGGTTTGTCGGCAACCTGTACTTCTACGTGAACACGTCGCTTCCACCGGAACAGCTGTTGACGACGATTCCCACAGTCATGCGACGGATCGATGCCGCGCTGCCGGTCGAGGAGCTGCGCACGATGCCGCAACAGCTACGGGACAACGTGTTCATGGACCGCCTGATCTCTATCCTGTCGGCGGCTTTCGCGGTGCTCGCCACGCTCCTGGCCGGTGTCGGACTCTATGGCGTGCTCGCGTACTCGGTGTCGCAACGGACACGGGAAATCGGCGTGCGGATGGCCCTTGGCGCCGACCGCGTCCGCGTCCAGGGCATGGTGCTTCGGCAGGTCGGGGTGATGGTCGCCATCGGTGCGAGCGTCGGCATCCTCGGCGCCATCGGCCTTGGCCGTGCCGCGCGGTCGCTGCTTTTCGGACTCGAGGGACACGACCCGCTCGTCTTCTCGCTTGCTGTGCTGCTGTTGGCGCTGGTTGCCTTGAGCGCCGGCTATGTACCGGCGCTCCGGGCCAGCCGAACGGACCCGATGCAGGCCCTGCGCTACGACTGAGCCTGCCCCAGCTCCCCGCCGCTACGTGACTCCGCTGCGCTAGCGGCGGGCCGAGGCGGCTGCATCGCGCAGTGAGAAGAGCAGGTCCACATAACTCTTCTCGATCTCGGCGAGCCCCGCCACCTTCGAGCCGGCCTTCGGGCGCACGAGCATCAACTCATTCGGCGCGTGCGCCCCGGTGCCGTAGCCCATGCCGCTGAAGAGCAGCGGCAGGCGGAGCCGCTCCGTGAACTGGTAGAACGGGGCGCTGCCGGCGAGGCGTGGGGAGAGCGTCGGCGTCACGCCGTACTTCCGGTACACGGATAGCGCGGCCTGGATGATGGGTGCCTCGACCGACGTCTGCGCCGCGGGATAGCCCGACAGCTGGCGGATTTCGATGTCGCCGAACCCGCCGGCCACGAGGTGACGCTTGATGCGCGCCAGCGCGGAGTCAGGTGACAGTCCGATCGGCAAGCGTGAGTCCACCTTGGCGATGGCTTGGTGCGGGAGGATGGTCTTGGTGCCTTCGCCGGCGTAGCCCGAGGCGATGCCGTTGATGTTCAGCGTGGGGTGGTAGAACTGCCGCACCAGCAGGTCGCGACCACGGAGTCCATCGATGTAGCGATCCACACTGAGCGCGCGGTTGCCGCTCTCCTCGCCGCCGGCGGCGGCCAGCGCATTGATCAAGCGCTGCTCCTCGAGCGTGGGCGGCCGGATGCCGTCGTAGTAGTTGGGCACGACGATGGTGTTGCCGTCGCGGCTGGTGAGCGACGCCAGCGCCTGCGTGAGCCGCCAGGCGGGCGCATCCACGATCACCTTGTACGACCCGTGGATCTCGGCGCGCGTCGGGCCGCCCCAACTCCCGCCGCGCGACTCCATCTCCATGTACAGGATGCCCTTCACGCCCAGGGACATCGCCATCGATCCGTCCGGCGCCTGGGCGTTGAACGGGAAGAAGACCCCGTCCGCGGTGCGGAGTCGCGCCTCGAAGCGATCGACCAGCTGCGGATAGTGCGGCGAGCCCAGTTCCTCCTCGCCCTCCGCCAGCACCATCAGGTTCACCGGCAGCTTGCCATCGACGGCAATGATGGAGCTGATCGCATTCAGGAACGCGCGCTCGGGTCCTTTCTGGTTGGTCGCGCCGCGACCCATCAACGCCTGACCGTGCTCCGTGTCCACCAGCTCCGCAGCGAACGGCGGCACGCGCCAATTCTCCTCCACCGGCTGCACGTCGTACATCATGTAGACGACCAGCGTGTGCGCTGCGCCGGCATCGTAGTAGCCCCAGACGCCGGGATGCCCGTCGGTCGGGATCAATGCAGTTTCCTTGAACCCAAGCGCGCGCAGGTCATCGCGCAGCAGGGTCGCCATCTCGGTGATCCCGACGCTCTGGGCTGAGATCGACGGCTGTCGAATCCAGCGCTGGATGTTCGCAAGATGCGCGTCGAGGTTCGCGTCGATGTGCCGATAGATCGCCTCGTGCCGGCCGCTATACGGCGCAACACGTGAGGCGTCGTAGCGCTCCTCGGTGCTGAACGGGAAGACCGGCTCGCCAGGGCGCTGGGCCCCGAGCGTCGTGGCGGCGAGGAAGGCGAGCAGCGCGAGATACGTGAGGCGGATCGTGGGCATAGGGACCTGATCGTGGGTGGGGGCTCAGAACTCGCGAACGAACATCTGCACGGCCTTGTCGCCGTCGTCATACTCGCGCACACCAACCGCTGCGTAACGCATCGCTTGGTGAAAATCGATCGAGACCGGGTTCGGCGGCCGTAGGTTCACTTCCAGCGCCACCCGTGGCCACTGCCGGGCGATGGCCTTGTGCAGGTCCTCGTACATCGCGCGCCCCACGCCAGCACGGCGCAGCCGCGGCGCCACCACCACGCGGTCGAGATACAGGAAACTGTCATAGCGCTCTGCGAACCACTTGTAGTTCGCGCTCCAGTACTCGAGGCCCGAGGGGATGCAGAGCACAAACCCCGCCACGCCCTCGGAGTCCTCCGCAACGCGGTAGTGCCCCGCGCGCTCGACGATCCACGTGAACTCGTCCGGCGTGAGCGCGTTCACGTGGGGCACCGCCGCGTTATTGAGCGCGAGAACCGCCGCCGAATCGGCGGCGGTCGCATCGCGCACGGTGAAGCCCGCGCTCACGCCGCAGGCATCTCCGTCATGTCGTCATCGTCCGCCACGGGACCGCGTGGCGGAGTCGGCAGGTCCGTGCTTGGCACGATCGGCTCCTTGCCGCCGGCGCGGATCTGCCGGTTGAGCCGCGCAAGATCTTCCTTGAGCAGCTTGTCGAGCTGGTCGGTCTGCACCTTGAGCAGCTCCACCAGGACATCGAACACTTCCACCGACTGCGCGGTCGGCGCATACGGTCCCGACGAGACCACGCCACTGAGCGACGCAATCTTGTTGTTGAGCTTGATGGGGAAGTTGAGCGGGTCCTGGTTCGACTGGTTCTTGACCTGATAGATCTCCTGCTCGACCGCGGCCAGTTGCGTGAGCAGCTGCGTCGCGGCGCGCCGGATGCGCGGCAGCTCCTCCATCCGTGCCTCGATCTGCGCACGCACGTTGCGGATCGTGCGCACCGCGTTGTTCGCCTCGCTGGTCTTGTCGCGGATCTTGATCAGGAACTCAAACTGGGCGACTAGGTCCGCGGCCGTCGCGTCCGTCCGAGGATCGTTGAGCAGCTTGAACGGCGCCGTCTGCGGGGCGGTGCTGCCCACGGTCAGGCGCACGCTGTAGGTGCCGGCCGGTGCGATCGGGCCGCGCGTGCCGCCCGCCCAGAGGATCATGCCCGGGAAGGTCACCGCGTCGGGATAGCGCATGTCCCAGGTGAAGGCGTTGAGACCGACCGCGTTGCCCGGGCGCGCCGCAGCACCGCCGCCGCCGAAGCCACCACCGCCTCCACCCTGCCCGCCGCCCTGTCCCGCACCCTGACCCCGCTGCGGCGGACGGCCGTCATTCTCGTAGGTGTCGATCACCGTGCCATCCGGCGCGATGAACTCAAGCTTCACCGGCTGACTGGCGCTGGCCACGCTGTAGTAGACCGTGACGCCACTCGGCGGGTTCTGACCCGGGCGACTCGCCGCCGCATTACCACCACCGCCACCTCCGCCGAATCCGCCGCCACCCCACTGGATGCGATACGCATCGCGCGGCGTGTAGAGATGCGCGGGCTTCCGCGCGACGTCTGCCGAGTATTGCCGAAGGGCGGAGAGGTCGTCGAGGATCCAGAAGGAGCGCCCGTGCGTGCCGGCGACGAGGTCGCCTTCCTTCACCACCAGGTCGTGCACCGGAACCGGCGGCAGGTTGAGCTGCAGCGGCTGCCAGTGGCCGCCGTCATCGAAGCTCACGTACACACCACGCTCCGTGCCGGCGTAGAGCAGCCCACGGCGCACATCGTCCTCGCGGATCGTGCGCGTGAAATGCTCCGGCGCGATGCCGGTCACGATCTTCGTCCACGTCGCGCCGTAATCCGTGGTCTTCCACAGCGAGGGCGCGAAATCGTCGAGTTGGAAGCGATTGGCCGCGACATACGCCGTGCCCTCGTTGTATCGCGAAGCCTCGATCATGCTCACGCGCGTGAAATCACCGATGCCGCGCGGGGTCACGTTGGTCCACGCGCCACCGCCATTGCGCGAAATATGGATGAGGCCGTCATCGCTGCCCGCCCACAGCACCTGCGCGTTCCGCGGCGACTCGGCGAAGGTGAAGATCGTCCCGTAGGTCTCCACGCCCGTCTGGTCCTTGGTGATCGGACCGCCGGAGGCGCCGAGTGTGCGCGGGTCGTTCCGCGCCAGCCGCGGCGAGATGATCTCGAAGCTCTGGCCCTCGTTGCGACTGCGGAAGAGCTGGCTGCCGCCCACATACAACACTTTCGGGTCGTGCGTCGACACGACGATGGGGAAGGTCCACTGGAACTTGTGCGTGATGTCTTCCGATGAATGTCCCATCGGATTCATCGGCCAGGCGTTGATGTTGCGCTCGAGGCCCGTGCGCATGTCCTTGCGCGTCAGATAGCCCGAGTAGCTGCCCGCGAACACGATGTCCGGGTTGGTGGGATGCGGCGTCACGTAGCCGGACTCGCCGCCACCCGCGTCCTGCCAGTCGGCGCGCGCGATCGTGCCTTCCTTCCGGCTGGGCCCGCAGAGCGTGGAATTGTCCTGCTGCGCACCGCAGACCCAGTACGGGAAGTGGTTGCTCACGGAGACGTGGTACATCTGCGCCGTGGCGAACTCCTGATCGGTCCAGGACTCACCGCCATTGTTGCTCACGTTGGCGCCGCCGTCGTTGGCCTCCACCATCCGCATCGGATTGTCCGGCGCAATCCACATGTCGTGGTTGTCGCCGTGCGGTGGCCGCAGCTGCGTGCGGAACGTGCGGCCGCCATCGGTGCTCTTGAAGAAGCCGACGTTGAGGCCGTACACGACGTTCGTGTCCTTGGGATCGGCGAAGATCTTGGAGTAGTACCAGGCGCGCTGGCGCAGCGAGCGGTCGCGGTTGATCCACTCCCAGCTCGCACCGGCGTCGTCCGAGCGATACACACCGCCGGAATCATTCTCGATGATGGCCCACACGCGGCGCGAGTTCGCACCCGAGACGGCCAGGCCCACCTTGCCCCACACGCCCTTAGGCAGCCCGCGGTTGGCCGTGATCTCCTGCCAGGTGGCGCCACCGTCGGTGGTCTTGAAGATGCCCCCACCCGGGCCGCCGGAGTTCAGCGACCACGGCTGGCGATACGCGTGCCAGAACGCCGCGTACAGCGTGTTCGGATCGTTCGGATCCATCACCAGATCCGAGATGCCCGTGGAGTCGTTCCGGAACAGGATCCGATTCCAGGTCTTGCCGCCGTCGGTGGTCTTGAACACGCCGCGTTCGGGGTTCGGACCGAAGGCGTGCCCGAGCGCACCGACGTACGCGATGTCGGCGTTGGTGGGATGCACCCGGATCCGCGCGATATGTCGCGTCTCGCGCAGTCCCATCAGCGTCCAGGTCTTGCCGCCGTCGGTGGTCTTCCACAGCCCATCGCCGTGCGAGGTGTTGCCGCGGATGTGGGTCTCGCCGCCGCCGACATAGACGATGTCCGGGTTCGACGGCGCGACAGCCACGGCGCCTATCGTGCCGCCGAAGGCATCGTCCGTGGTCGGCTGCCAGTTCATGCCGCCGTCGATGGTCTTCCAGACACCGCCACCGGTGGTGCCCATCCAGTACTCGAGCGGCCGCGCCGCGGAACCGGACACCGCCACGGAGCGGCCGCCACGCGCAGGCCCCAGTTCGCGCCATCGCAGGGCACGGTAGGCTGACGTATCCACTTGCTGTGCCGGCGCGAGGCTCGGCAGCAGGACGAAAGCCGTTCCAACCACGACGGCGAGACGAGACCACGACGCACGCACAGCCACGAGCACGACCTCCGATAGGTGGGGACCTGAACCGCAGACCGCGATGTTGATGACGGCGGGGGCGCCGCGCAAGGGCGTACATTTCCCCGTCCGAACCTCCACCAGTCTGGGTCATGACATTCTTGCCTACCGATACGCGTCTGGCGCTCGCCGCGCTCACCCTGTCCCTCGGTGCCATCGCCTGCGGTGGTGATGCGGCATCCACGGACCCGAACCAGCCGTTCGCCGTGGTGTCTGCCGGGCTCGCGACGCCCGAGTCCGTGCTTTGGGACGCCGCCCGAGGCGTCTGGTATGTGAGCAACATCAACGGGTCGCCGACGGCGAAAGACGACAACGGCTACATCCTGCGCCTGACCGCCGACGGTGTGGTGATGGATTCATTGCCGTTCATCAACGGGGCCGATGAAGACATCACCTTGAACGCGCCCAAGGGTATGGCGCTCGTCGGCGACACGCTCTGGGTCTCGGATATCGATGCCATCCGTGCCTTCAATGTCACCACGGGAACTGCGGTCACCTCGCTCGAGCTCGCCGCACAGGGCGCGACCTTTCTCAACGATGTCGCCGCCGCCGCCGATGGCAGCATCTACATCACGGATTCCGGAATGACGTTCGACGCCTCCGGCAACGTGGTCCATTCAGGGCAGAGCCGCGTGTTCGTGCTCAATGGCCGCAACGCGCGCCCCGCAGTCACGCTGCCTGCCCAAAGCGCCGCCAACGGCATTGCCTTCGACGCGGGCCGCAACGCGTGGTTGATCGTCGGCTTCAACTCGCCAAGCGTCTTCGCCTGGACACCGGGCAGCGACAGCGTGCGAGTGGTGGCCACCGGCCCCGGCGGTGGCGATGGAATCGTGCTCCTGCCCGACGGCCGCGCGCTCTTCAGCAGCTGGGCGGACTCGGCCCTGCACCTCCTCTCGGACAGCACGGTGACCCGGCTCCGCGGCGGCCTGCCCGGCCCGGCGGATCTCGGATTCGACGCGGCGCGACGCCTTGTTGCCGTCCCGCTCTTTACCGAGAACCGCGTCGAAATCTGGTCCGTCCGCTGACGCGTTGATGCATCGCCCGTTCACGGCCGACTGGGCCGCGGCCTTCCGCACGGCAATCGAGTCGGACGCCGACTATCGTAGCGCGGCTGCGAAGTGGACCTGGCCGGTCGCCTTCGTGATGCCCGCAACTCCGGAGCTCGGCTACGGCGAAGCGACGGCCGTCGAACTGCAACTCGACCGCGGCCGCTGCCACGACGCGCGCCTGCGAAATCCCGACGAACTCAGTGCGCCGATTGTGCTCTCGGCGCCGTATGCCGTGTGGAAGTCCGTGGTGCGCGGTGAGCTGGATCCCATCGCCGGCGTGGTCGGTGGCCGCATCGCGGTGCGCGGTTCCATCGCGACGCTGATGTTTCACGCGGCGGCCGCGACCGCCTTGCTCGCCTGCGCGCGCCGCATCGCCACCGCTTTCCCCGACGAGCCATAACCCGACGCGCGCGTGCCGCCGTGCGCTACGGCGTCGGGCACGGCGCCTGCACGGCGGTGAGTTCACCACGTAGCACGCCAGCGCTGCGGACCACGCGCAGCCCGACGGTAGCGCCCGCCGAGAGTTGAATCACGAGCGTGTCGCCAACCTGACGCAGGATCGTCGGCGACCGCAGCAGTCCGCGCGCCGTGTCCGGCGACGAGACCAGCCAGCAACCGTCGAGTCGTGCCACGAGTGCCGCGCCGCCAGCTCCAGCGGCATCTGCCGTTGCCTCGGCCGCGGCATCACGCCGCAGCGCTGGAGCCGCAGCTGGCGCCTTCGTTGCTGCCAGCGCCTGGGACGCGGGAGCAACCGCTGGTGCCGCCAGGCGCTGCGCGCCGGCGCGCTCGCGCGCCTCAGACTCGGCCCGTACGCCGGATACGGCGGCCTGCGTGCGCAGCGCCTCGCGCTGCGCAGAGACTGCAGCCGCCGCGACAGCAGCCGCCGAAACCTCGCCACTGTCAGCGAGCCGTTCGCGACGCGGCTCTGCCGTCGGCACCGCTGTGTTCGCTGCAACGGCTGAGCCAGCCGTCGTAGCGGTCGCGGGAGCCGCGCCGGCGGGAGCGCCCGAGGCGGCCGCGCGTGAAGCGCGCTCAGTCTCGCCGGGCGAGATGGCCGAAGGCGCCGCAGCGTCAGTCGGACTCGCATCCGCCGCTTCGCCCTGCGGACCCGCCTCACTCGCCTTCGCCGCCGGCTGCGCGTTCGTTGCCGACGTGTCCACGAGATCGCCGTTCCTGGCGACGTTCACCGCGTACGAAGTCCCCACGACCAGCACCAAGACCGCCGCTGCACGATGCCAGGCCTTGAGCCGGAATCGCGGGCGATCGCTCGAGCGCACTGCCGCAGAACCACCTGCAGCCGTACTCGCCATCGCACCCGACGTGCGGTTGCCCGCCGGCAGCACCCCGCCCGGTGTGGCATCCAGCGCGGACAGGATCCGCGACGACGCCGCCACCAACCCGCGCGCCTCCGCGACCGCCGCCGCCCACTCCGGATCCGACGCGATCAAGGCTTCAACGTGCGCCGCCTCGTCCGGCGTGCACTCGCCGTCGAGATAGGTATGGATGAGTCCTTCGTCAGGACGCGACATGCCGACCTCCCCCAGGGCCCGCTACCAGGGCCTCGTATGCCTCTGCCAGTCTCCGGCGCGCACGTGACAACGTCGTGCCCACCGAGCTCTTCTCGATCTCCAAGACTGCGGCAATCTCGCCGTAGTCCAATCCCTCTTCCTTGAGCAGCAGCGCCTGCCGGTCCCGTTCGGCCAGCGACCCCAGCGCGCGACGCGCCAGCGCCAAGCGCTCGGCTTGCTCCACGGTCTGCTCCGCCGACGCCTCTTCGGCGTCCTGCTCGACGCGTGCCTCGGCAGCCATCAGCTCCAGCTGTCGCCGGTGCCGCGCATCCCGACGCGCACCATCGCGCACGAGATTGTTGGCCACCGTGAACACCCAGGCGCGCTCGTTCACGATCGACTCCTGTCGGAGGGCACGGACGAACGTCTCCTGCGCCACCTCTTCCGCCCAATCGCGGTCCCCGAGCCGGCGCGTGAGGTACCGCACCAGCATCGCGTGGTAGGTGACGAAGAGACGTTCGGCCGTGTCCACCGAGCTCACCAAGCGTTGGCGATGCGATCGAGCTCGGCATCCGCCAGCCGCGCCACGCCGCTCGACTCAAGCAGCAGCGTGATGCCGGTGGCGTGCACCTCGAGCCGATCGCCCAGGGCAAACACCGCGCGAAGTTCCGGGATGCGCTCCATCAGGGCAAAGTATGCGGCCGAATAGGGCTGCACGCTCACCCGACGCGCATTCGCTGCCGCCTCGCGGCTGTCCACCCAGATCGAGTCGCGCAGGGCGAACAGCCGCTGGCCCGCGCGTCGCAATCCAGCATCGGCCAGCGCCATGTCGGCCGCGGCCTCGGAGCGAGCCGAGCGCATCTCCGCTGCGGCCTTGGCGCGCTCGAACTCGGTCGCGGCGGGCTGCGAGGCGGGCGCGGCCGCACGCGTCGCCAACGATGCACCGCTGCCAGCACTACCGTTGGCCGTCGACGCTCCTGCGACGGAGGGTGCCGCGCGCAACACCGGCTGCACCGCGTCACGCCGCCCAGGGGCCTGCGCGACCATCCCCGGTTCCAGCACGAGGTACGACGTCAGTTCCGTCGGGATGCCCCAGCGCTCGCCGAGCGAACGGATCTCGGCGTCGAGCTCGGACGTCGCGCCACCGCGGCGACGTTCCGCACTCAGCCAACCCACGCGCTGCGTGGCCCAGAGCCGTCCCACGAACGCATCCGCGCTGCGGCGCGCCGGAAAGCTTGCCGTCGTCGTCCACGACACCGGACCCTGCGACGTGCGGCCCGTGATGTGCACGCGCGCGCGGCTGGCATCGCCGCGATACCGCGCGAGAATCGTCAGCTCCTGCCCGGCGAACAGATCGATCGTGCCCGCCGGCTGTACGGCGTGCAGCGTCACGCCGTCGGCGCGAATGCGCAGGTCCGTGGCGACGGGGTCCGTCAACCGCTGCGCCACGACGCCGACCACGCGCTCCACGTCCTCGTCAGGCCGTACGAAGTGCGCGGTGCCGGCACCATCGAGCGCCAGCCGCTCCAGGAGCGCCGCATTCACATCGGCGCCGAGTCCGAAGGTGAACACCCGCTGCCCATCGCGACGCTCGGCGGCCTGCGACGCCAGGCGTTCCGCGCGCCGCTCACCAACCGTCGGCGCACCATCGGTCAGGAACAACACGAGCCCAAGTCGGCCGTTCGGCACGTTCGTTTCCAATGCACGCTGCAGCGCACCCTGGATGTTCGTGCCGCCGCCGGCGCTCAGTCCATCGAGCCAATCCTCAGCGTCACGCCGCGCCTCGCGCGTCGCCGCGGTCCAGCCATCGGCGTACTCCTGCACGTCGCCCGAGAAGGCGACGAGCCGGAAGCGGTCCGCGCGGCCCAACGAGTTGAGCAGCTGGCGGCCCGCCGCCTTGGCCTGCGCGAGCTTCTCGCCGCTCATCGAACCCGACACGTCGAGCACGAAGGTCACATCGCGCGGTGTGGCGGCACGACGCGTGGTCGGCGGCGACAACGTGATCAACACGTAGCCATCGTGCCGCGCCGGTGCGTGCGCCAACACGTTGATGCTCGCACCGGCACTGGAGCGCACAGGCACCAGCAAGGTCACCGTGCCCACGGCGTCCTCGACGCGCACCGTGCGGCGCATCGCCAGGCGTCCAGTCGTCGCTGCGTGCGTCGGCGACCAAATCTCGCCGAACTCCGCGGCATCGGGCACCTCCATTACCAGCGTGGTGCCGCGCCCTTCAGCACCATCGCCGCGCGGGGCCGGCACATCCACGCGAAGCGCGTTGCCTTCCCGCTCCGCCACGGCGCGGAAGCGCACGACCACCGTGCGCGTCTCGCCTGGCTGAATGGGGAAGATGCGCGTGCGGAGCACGCCCATATCCATCCACTCCACCAAGGCGGGATCCCGCTGGCGGCGCACGATCTCTTCATAGATGCGTCGCGCCTCGCCGGCGCCGTGCGTCTCGCCGCGCACCATCTCGCCGTCGATCTCCAGCGCCAGGTCCTCGAACGCGGCGCCGCGCGGCAATGGCAGCACATAGTCGGCCTCGCCGATGCGATGCCCGCGGTTGGTCCAGCGCTCGGTGACTTCGTAGCGCAGCACGCGCCCCTCGAGGCGCACCTTCACCTCGCGCGACGTGCGCACGACGCGTCCGTCCAGCACGGGACGTCCGCACGGCGGCTGCGGACAGGGCGCCATCACGCACTGGATGCGCTCGCATTCCACGGGGCGGTCCCGCTGCGCATCCACGGGGCGCGCGAAGAGGACCAAAAGGGCTCCAAGGGTCCAACGAACCAACGACGACATACGGTCTCCCGGTGTGGGTCACCAAGGAGACGTCGCCGGTCAAAAAACTTGCACACGGGCGGGGCGCAGCCCCTGCCCGCCCCGTCAGCGCCGCTCGTCGAGGGTGTC
Protein-coding sequences here:
- a CDS encoding ABC transporter permease, whose protein sequence is MRMLLKAPFVTTVAVLSLALGIGANTAIFSMFDQILLRNLPVHAPQELVNLSMPGPIQGNDSCNNAGDCTVIWTYPMFRDLEAQQTVLVGIAGHRTFGASLTVDGEPLVQDGVWVTGGYFPTLGLQPALGRLLLPADNEPGADNNVTVIGHRLWTERFGGRPDVIGERLQVNGRAFTIVGVAPDGFTGTTLGSEPQFYVPMQSRTWLSDYNGLEDRRSYWVYVFGRLKPGVSPEAAKAGLDGIVRPILADVEAPLQIAMSDQTMQRFKAKEVVVEPGNRGQSSIFEQARPPVLMLFGITGVVLLIACANIANLLLSRGAQRATEMGVRLALGATRRHLLTQLLTESMVLAIVGGVVSLVVAWWTLQGMSALLPADSNSTFVFSIRPSMIAFSAVLALATGFLFGLFPALHSTRADLISTIRAGAGQIAGGRAATRFRTALVTLQIALSTALLVSAGLFTKSLANVSRVDLGVSVDQMVTFAVSPLRVGYDTLSVKALYPRIEEELRAIPGVTGVTSALVPLLGGSSWGNNVRVQGFDCLPDVDCNSRYNAVGAGYFRTMGTAMLAGREFLPSDVADGARVAIVNLAFAEKFNLGRDAVGKFMGRSGGLRDSLSIQIVGLLPDIKYNDVKREPQPVFYTPWVQERFVGNLYFYVNTSLPPEQLLTTIPTVMRRIDAALPVEELRTMPQQLRDNVFMDRLISILSAAFAVLATLLAGVGLYGVLAYSVSQRTREIGVRMALGADRVRVQGMVLRQVGVMVAIGASVGILGAIGLGRAARSLLFGLEGHDPLVFSLAVLLLALVALSAGYVPALRASRTDPMQALRYD
- a CDS encoding M20/M25/M40 family metallo-hydrolase; amino-acid sequence: MPTIRLTYLALLAFLAATTLGAQRPGEPVFPFSTEERYDASRVAPYSGRHEAIYRHIDANLDAHLANIQRWIRQPSISAQSVGITEMATLLRDDLRALGFKETALIPTDGHPGVWGYYDAGAAHTLVVYMMYDVQPVEENWRVPPFAAELVDTEHGQALMGRGATNQKGPERAFLNAISSIIAVDGKLPVNLMVLAEGEEELGSPHYPQLVDRFEARLRTADGVFFPFNAQAPDGSMAMSLGVKGILYMEMESRGGSWGGPTRAEIHGSYKVIVDAPAWRLTQALASLTSRDGNTIVVPNYYDGIRPPTLEEQRLINALAAAGGEESGNRALSVDRYIDGLRGRDLLVRQFYHPTLNINGIASGYAGEGTKTILPHQAIAKVDSRLPIGLSPDSALARIKRHLVAGGFGDIEIRQLSGYPAAQTSVEAPIIQAALSVYRKYGVTPTLSPRLAGSAPFYQFTERLRLPLLFSGMGYGTGAHAPNELMLVRPKAGSKVAGLAEIEKSYVDLLFSLRDAAASARR
- a CDS encoding GNAT family N-acetyltransferase, giving the protein MSAGFTVRDATAADSAAVLALNNAAVPHVNALTPDEFTWIVERAGHYRVAEDSEGVAGFVLCIPSGLEYWSANYKWFAERYDSFLYLDRVVVAPRLRRAGVGRAMYEDLHKAIARQWPRVALEVNLRPPNPVSIDFHQAMRYAAVGVREYDDGDKAVQMFVREF
- a CDS encoding glycosyl hydrolase, whose translation is MRGAPAVINIAVCGSGPHLSEVVLVAVRASWSRLAVVVGTAFVLLPSLAPAQQVDTSAYRALRWRELGPARGGRSVAVSGSAARPLEYWMGTTGGGVWKTIDGGMNWQPTTDDAFGGTIGAVAVAPSNPDIVYVGGGETHIRGNTSHGDGLWKTTDGGKTWTLMGLRETRHIARIRVHPTNADIAYVGALGHAFGPNPERGVFKTTDGGKTWNRILFRNDSTGISDLVMDPNDPNTLYAAFWHAYRQPWSLNSGGPGGGIFKTTDGGATWQEITANRGLPKGVWGKVGLAVSGANSRRVWAIIENDSGGVYRSDDAGASWEWINRDRSLRQRAWYYSKIFADPKDTNVVYGLNVGFFKSTDGGRTFRTQLRPPHGDNHDMWIAPDNPMRMVEANDGGANVSNNGGESWTDQEFATAQMYHVSVSNHFPYWVCGAQQDNSTLCGPSRKEGTIARADWQDAGGGESGYVTPHPTNPDIVFAGSYSGYLTRKDMRTGLERNINAWPMNPMGHSSEDITHKFQWTFPIVVSTHDPKVLYVGGSQLFRSRNEGQSFEIISPRLARNDPRTLGASGGPITKDQTGVETYGTIFTFAESPRNAQVLWAGSDDGLIHISRNGGGAWTNVTPRGIGDFTRVSMIEASRYNEGTAYVAANRFQLDDFAPSLWKTTDYGATWTKIVTGIAPEHFTRTIREDDVRRGLLYAGTERGVYVSFDDGGHWQPLQLNLPPVPVHDLVVKEGDLVAGTHGRSFWILDDLSALRQYSADVARKPAHLYTPRDAYRIQWGGGGFGGGGGGGNAAASRPGQNPPSGVTVYYSVASASQPVKLEFIAPDGTVIDTYENDGRPPQRGQGAGQGGGQGGGGGGFGGGGAAARPGNAVGLNAFTWDMRYPDAVTFPGMILWAGGTRGPIAPAGTYSVRLTVGSTAPQTAPFKLLNDPRTDATAADLVAQFEFLIKIRDKTSEANNAVRTIRNVRAQIEARMEELPRIRRAATQLLTQLAAVEQEIYQVKNQSNQDPLNFPIKLNNKIASLSGVVSSGPYAPTAQSVEVFDVLVELLKVQTDQLDKLLKEDLARLNRQIRAGGKEPIVPSTDLPTPPRGPVADDDDMTEMPAA
- a CDS encoding sigma-70 family RNA polymerase sigma factor yields the protein MSSVDTAERLFVTYHAMLVRYLTRRLGDRDWAEEVAQETFVRALRQESIVNERAWVFTVANNLVRDGARRDARHRRQLELMAAEARVEQDAEEASAEQTVEQAERLALARRALGSLAERDRQALLLKEEGLDYGEIAAVLEIEKSSVGTTLSRARRRLAEAYEALVAGPGGGRHVAS